A window of the Planococcus citri chromosome 4, ihPlaCitr1.1, whole genome shotgun sequence genome harbors these coding sequences:
- the LOC135842878 gene encoding uncharacterized protein LOC135842878 → MKMSGHTESRSRRSRSESRSRRSRSPVVTHDDVLIPVNAEFSQYVKWIDEMAETSASPLQTKINAAEAMLKMVICDKHIQKTEYNRMKDLQCELEHENKLLLKKLTEVEEEISRYKYENYIVSSLSICNQCGIEHYPHCINSNE, encoded by the exons ATGAAAATGTCCG GTCATACAGAATCTAGATCCAGACGTAGTCGATCAGAATCCAGATCTAGACGTAGTCGTTCTCCTGTCGTTACTCATGATGATGTATTGATACCCGTAAACGCT GAATTCTCCCAATATGTAAAATGGATCGACGAGATGGCTGAGACGTCTGCGAGCCCATTACAGACGAAAATCAATGCTGCGGAGGCCATGTTGAAGATGGTAATATGTGATAAACATATTCAGAAGACTGAATATAACAGAATGAAGGATTTACAGTGTGAACTCGAGCATGAAAAT aaattactcCTAAAGAAATTGACCGAAGttgaagaagaaatttcaagatataaATATGAGAACTATATTGTGTCAAGTTTATCGATATGTAATCAGTGTGGGATTGAGCATTATCCTCATTGTATAAACTCGAATGAATAG
- the LOC135842877 gene encoding dnaJ homolog subfamily B member 9-like produces the protein MKSTLQNITLNLLLLSLIFILGKCDLGANTDDTDYYKILGVKKDASQAEIKRAFHKLAIKYHPDKNKSPDAEEKFKEIGEAYGVLSDPDKRKQYDNRGAFGGQFGGFQRGSFDFSGFSFDDLFGNFEDHYNEEDYHHQHQHPHHQRKRGGGGFGGSNFQFFSDFPDFFDTDSIVNRMGGGEKHRFGGGDSYFAQHFSGGGGGGGGFQRQQSSGRNCRTVTQRVGNTITTYTTCN, from the exons ATGAAATCAACGCTGCAAAATATCACCCTGAATTTACTCCTTCTGTCGCTCATATTCATATTGGGAAAATGCGACCTAGGGGCCAATACCGATGATACCGATTACTATAAAATCCTCGGAGTCAAAAAGGATGCCAGTCAAGCAGAAATCAAACGAGCTTTCCACAAGTTGGCGATAAAATATCATCCTGATAAGAATAAAAGTCCGGATGCggaggaaaaattcaaagaaatagGAGAAG CCTATGGAGTATTATCTGATCCTGATAAACGTAAGCAATACGATAACAGAGGAGCTTTCGGTGGCCAGTTCGGTGGATTCCAAAGAGGTTCGTTCGACTTTAGCGGATTCAGTTTCGATGATCTGTTCGGTAATTTCGAAGACCATTATAACGAAGAAGATTACCATCATCAGCATCAGCATCCCCATCATCAACGTAAAAGAGGAGGTGGAGGATTTGGTGGCagtaatttccaatttttcagcgattttccCGATTTCTTCGATACT GACTCAATCGTGAACCGAATGGGAGGCGGTGAAAAGCACCGATTCGGAGGAGGAGATTCTTACTTCGCTCAACATTTCAGcggtggtggcggcggcggtggtGGATTCCAAAGACAACAAAGCTCAGGTAGAAATTGCCGAACAGTTACTCAAAGAGTAGGTAACACCATAACCACATACACAACGTGTAATTGA
- the LOC135843094 gene encoding uncharacterized protein LOC135843094 produces the protein MAQNLNMVYDLVYPSPPTLEELASIAVALQLWRENIREHRLTDLINSDWDSFESKLGSCSIPVLLDLPSKVFSLVEKHFGKMQYALRGDSLMWDVFDEIDDIVCNSNGSINYDRLAKRAVLCEGISDELKFKTACKYCLEEDIMRIWPSVSEHFNLDDISFEFEPVLYYWICRLRDQLYKIPLSGHDYAAIDEKLIEILDARNWSCVEYFWNRLKVASSRIDNAKYLHRRNGHVFCRYILPRLSPKELDILMADVGDDIMLALLIVWIDDVCPSMWIEELYVLAAWNYIKHKISDSGFICFVREILKNQSQCNTCTSNYNQFFSRELWDNTPSHLKQLAIRDCLVDRSLFENDDEPCFERHNWLLLCILEDAPFEARKSFWRENWRNLLCGTNTEDLKQFVILCCENEEEIILFKKTHLTYEIIRPNGLEHLKQSRIPELNKFINFCCLDEETISAVRLKLLNEHLDFSRNHSPFDFPCFEIHNFISSGDYWSAFIDDSFNEVNLATDFKNHLLLAPRTCEMLSRFVISNFRLQEVMQFVDTFATSEQVAVNVKEDHLIPALVNLLMTETRLRFVFEYDAFESFIRWCLGSDEKIAKFKQTLPVDEIVRNLIADKDAKVCHALDRGSWEQRRLGVVYSSIVQFLEWYFSTLEEVADFEKKVDWFEKFHCNFKQVARNVFIIDRQSVTDFFNKEFDTKR, from the coding sequence ATGGCTCAAAACCTGAACATGGTCTACGATCTCGTTTATCCTAGCCCTCCAACTCTAGAAGAACTCGCATCCATCGCTGTAGCACTGCAATTATGGCGTGAAAACATACGCGAGCATCGCTTAACTGATTTAATCAACTCGGACTGGGACTCATTCGAGTCTAAACTCGGATCGTGTAGCATACCCGTACTTCTTGATCTACCATCGAAAGTTTTTTCCCTCGTTGAAAAACATTTCGGTAAGATGCAATATGCATTGCGCGGAGATAGTTTGATGTGGGAtgtgtttgatgaaattgatgatattgTTTGCAATTCTAATGGCAGTATTAATTACGATAGGCTTGCGAAACGAGCGGTACTCTGCGAAGGGATCAGCGATGAATTAAAGTTCAAAACTGCTTGTAAATATTGCTTAGAGGAGGATATTATGCGAATTTGGCCATCTGTGTCTGAACACTTCAACTTGGATGATATCAGTTTTGAATTCGAACCAGTACTGTATTACTGGATTTGTCGTCTTCGAGATCAATTGTACAAGATACCTCTGTCAGGCCACGACTACGCAGCCatcgatgaaaaactgattgaaaTTCTCGACGCCAGAAATTGGTCTTGTGTAGAATACTTTTGGAATCGATTGAAAGTTGCCTCGAGTCGAATAGATAACGCAAAGTACTTACATAGAAGAAATGGGCATGTATTCTGTAGATATATACTCCCAAGATTGAGCCCGAAAGAACTCGATATATTGATGGCTGATGTGGGTGATGATATAATGTTAGCTCTACTGATAGTTTGGATCGATGATGTATGCCCTTCAATGTGGATTGAAGAGCTTTACGTTTTAGCAGCTTGGAACTACATTAAACATAAAATAAGCGATAGTGGTTTCATTTGCTTTGTTCGAGAGATACTTAAAAATCAGAGTCAGTGTAATACTTGTACTTCGAATTATAACCAGTTTTTCTCTCGCGAGTTATGGGATAATACTCCGAGTCATTTGAAACAGCTGGCAATCCGGGATTGTTTAGTTGACAGATCTTTATTCGAGAATGATGACGAGCCTTGTTTTGAGAGACATAATTGGTTGTTATTGTGTATACTTGAAGATGCTCCGTTCGAAGCCAGAAAATCTTTTTGGCGCGAAAATTGGCGTAATTTGTTGTGCGGTACAAACACCGAAGATTTGAAACAATTTGTGATTTTATGCTGTGAGAACGAAGAAGAGATTATTCTGTTCAAGAAAACTCATTTGACTTATGAAATTATCAGGCCGAATGGCTTAGAACATCTTAAACAGTCGCGCATTCCGGAgttgaataaatttataaatttttgctgTTTGGATGAGGAAACCATTTCAGCTGTAAGGCTGAAGTTATTGAACGAACACTTGGATTTTTCCCGAAACCATAGTCCTTTTGATTTTCCATGCTTCgaaattcacaattttatcaGCAGTGGCGATTATTGGAGTGCATTTATTGACGATAGTTTTAACGAAGTCAATCTGGcaactgatttcaaaaatcacctcCTGTTGGCACCTCGAACGTGCGAAATGTTGTCCAGATTTGTAATTAGCAACTTCAGACTGCAGGAAGTAATGCAATTTGTCGATACGTTTGCGACATCTGAGCAAGTGGCGGTTAATGTTAAAGAAGACCATCTTATACCTGCTCTTGTGAATCTTTTGATGACTGAAACCAGACTTCGTTTCGTGTTTGAATACGACGCGTTTGAATCCTTCATACGGTGGTGTTTAGGAAGTGAcgagaaaattgcgaaattcaAGCAAACGTTACCTGTTGATGAAATTGTTCGAAATTTAATCGCCGATAAAGATGCTAAGGTTTGTCACGCTCTGGATAGAGGGTCTTGGGAACAGAGACGTTTGGGCGTTGTGTATTCTTCcatcgttcaatttttagaatggTATTTTTCTACTCTCGAAGAAGTGgcagactttgaaaaaaaggttgatTGGTTCGAGAAATTTCACTGCAATTTCAAACAAGTAGCGAGAAATGTGTTCATTATTGATAGACAGTCTGTCAcggatttttttaataaagaatTTGATACTAAGAGATAG
- the LOC135842470 gene encoding ras-related protein Rab-7L1-like — translation MNGTQKRHEIAFWPKVRDQNEKKLTRKDSDRLFNAHRGSEEYLSDNKDIPNTNLNRLYTMPEKIFKVIIVGDPTVGKTAFVQRYVSNIFKKEFKGTVGVDFSLKILTFSDTQTVKLQLWDIAGQERFTWMTRVYYKDAHSCIIMFDLSNKTSFLNTLKWKQDVDTKCSLPDGSPIPCMLLGNKCDLTTRQVEQMEIETFAKEHNFIGWTEVSAKEGLMVNDSMKFLVDTMLIQEKMEVDGRNGTAESLKLHKDQKQKSFCAC, via the exons ATGAACGGTACCCAAAAACGACACGAGATCGCATTTTGGCCCAAAGTGCGAGaccaaaacgagaaaaaattaacCCGAAAAGATTCCGATAGATTATTCAATGCTCATCGAGGCTCCGAAGAATACCTCAGCGATAATAAAGATATCCCGAATACAAATTTAAACA gATTGTATACTATGCCggagaaaatattcaaagtcaTCATCGTCGGCGATCCAACCGTTGGTAAAACTGCTTTCGTTCAAAGATACGTCtcaaatatatttaaaaaagaattcaaagGCACAGTTGGTGTagatttttcgctaaaaatctTAACGTTTTCCGATACGCAAACGGTTAAATTGCAGTTATGGGACATAGCAG GTCAAGAAAGATTCACCTGGATGACTAGAGTATACTATAAGGATGCTCACAGTTGCATAATCATGTTCGATCTCTCCAATAAAACCTCGTTTCTCAATACTCTTAAATGGAAACAAGACGTCGATACCAAATGCAGCCTTCCCGATGGATCTCCTATCCCTTGTATGCTTCTTGGAAACAAA TGCGATTTAACAACACGCCAAGTAGAACAAATGGAAATCGAGACCTTTGCAAAAGAGCACAATTTCATCGGCTGGACCGAAGTATCAGCGAAAGAAGGATTAATGGTTAACGATTCGATGAA ATTCCTAGTAGACACGATGCTGATACAAGAGAAAATGGAAGTAGACGGACGGAACGGTACAGCCGAATCGTTGAAGTTACACAAAGATCAAAAACAAAAGTCATTTTGCGCTTGTTGA